A genomic segment from Bradyrhizobium sp. ISRA430 encodes:
- a CDS encoding flavin reductase family protein — protein sequence MNDIPKQPARRDPANEFASDNSPIDPRDFRNALGTYATGVTIITAAAPDGKPYGLTCNSFASVSLNPPLVLWSLVVYSSSLTVFQDASHFTANVLGASQQALANKFAKSSDDKFAGVDWTPGLGNAPVLAESVANFQCRAVNRYYGGDHVIFLGAVEAYAYNSKEPLLFARGTYGRFIADDERKKSP from the coding sequence ATGAATGATATACCGAAGCAGCCGGCCAGGCGTGATCCCGCCAACGAATTCGCGAGCGATAACTCGCCGATCGATCCCCGCGATTTTCGCAATGCGCTTGGCACGTATGCAACCGGCGTGACGATCATCACGGCCGCAGCCCCGGACGGCAAGCCGTACGGATTGACGTGCAACTCGTTCGCCTCGGTCTCGCTGAACCCGCCGTTGGTGCTCTGGAGTCTCGTTGTTTATTCATCGAGCCTGACCGTGTTTCAGGACGCCAGCCATTTCACAGCCAACGTGCTCGGTGCTTCGCAACAGGCCCTTGCCAACAAATTCGCCAAGTCCTCCGATGACAAATTCGCCGGTGTCGATTGGACGCCGGGCCTCGGCAATGCTCCAGTCCTGGCGGAAAGCGTCGCCAACTTTCAATGCCGCGCTGTCAATCGCTACTACGGCGGCGATCACGTGATCTTTCTTGGCGCTGTCGAGGCCTACGCCTACAATTCGAAAGAGCCTCTGCTCTTTGCGCGGGGTACTTATGGTCGGTTCATCGCCGATGATGAACGGAAGAAATCGCCATAA
- a CDS encoding CoA transferase, with product MSTKPQLPERSSRATGGPSALDGLLVVDFTRVVAGPACTQTLGDFGANVIKIENPDGGDDTRAYEHAEIGGESAAYLSLNRNKRGIALDFGVPEALEVARALIRKADVVVENFSSGVMKKFGLDYEAVVPTNPRLVYCSISAYGRSGPFASRPGFDPITQAESGFMSLNGFADGPPVRTGPPIVDMATGMSACNAILLALLARDRLGRGQHVEVALFDIAMAMTGFYGMAYLINGQNPGRFGNSPSGSPTVGVYEASDGPLYMACANDRLYRRLVVEVLNRPDLISDAQFATRKARSENKELLRAAIAEVLASDSLENWMAKMKLANIPVGYLRTVEEGFNAPEARQRDRLSRIPHRTADWVPNIEPPITMSVTGAVDPVAAPLLGEHTENVLRETLGYDERRIAELAEKGAFGALKVPTSA from the coding sequence ATGTCCACCAAGCCTCAATTACCGGAACGTTCGTCGCGGGCAACGGGAGGCCCCAGTGCGCTGGATGGCCTGCTTGTCGTGGATTTCACGCGGGTGGTTGCCGGCCCGGCCTGCACCCAGACGCTCGGCGACTTCGGCGCGAACGTTATCAAGATAGAGAATCCAGACGGCGGCGACGACACGCGCGCCTATGAACACGCCGAGATCGGGGGTGAAAGTGCGGCCTATCTCAGCCTGAACCGCAACAAGCGTGGTATCGCGCTCGACTTTGGCGTGCCGGAGGCGCTCGAGGTTGCGCGGGCTCTGATCCGCAAGGCGGATGTGGTTGTCGAGAATTTTTCAAGCGGGGTCATGAAGAAATTCGGCCTCGACTATGAGGCGGTCGTGCCGACCAACCCACGACTGGTCTACTGCTCGATCTCGGCCTACGGGCGCAGCGGACCGTTCGCCTCGCGTCCCGGTTTCGATCCCATCACCCAGGCGGAAAGCGGCTTCATGTCGCTCAACGGGTTCGCGGACGGTCCCCCGGTTCGCACCGGGCCGCCCATCGTGGACATGGCGACGGGCATGTCCGCATGCAACGCTATCCTGCTGGCTCTGTTGGCGCGGGACCGGCTTGGCCGCGGGCAGCATGTTGAGGTCGCCTTGTTTGACATCGCCATGGCGATGACGGGCTTCTACGGCATGGCCTATCTGATCAACGGACAGAACCCGGGGCGATTCGGCAACTCGCCGAGCGGATCGCCTACCGTCGGCGTCTATGAGGCGTCCGACGGGCCGCTCTACATGGCCTGTGCCAACGACCGGTTGTATCGCCGGCTGGTCGTCGAGGTGCTGAACCGGCCTGATCTCATCAGCGATGCGCAATTCGCCACGCGCAAGGCGCGGTCCGAGAACAAGGAGCTCCTGCGCGCGGCCATCGCAGAAGTCCTTGCGAGCGATAGTCTCGAGAACTGGATGGCGAAGATGAAGTTAGCGAATATTCCGGTTGGCTACCTCCGCACCGTCGAGGAGGGCTTCAATGCGCCCGAGGCGCGCCAGCGCGATCGCTTAAGCCGGATTCCGCACCGCACGGCAGATTGGGTGCCGAACATCGAGCCGCCGATCACGATGAGTGTGACCGGCGCGGTTGATCCCGTTGCCGCCCCGCTGTTGGGCGAGCATACGGAGAACGTCTTGCGGGAGACGCTTGGCTATGACGAGCGCCGGATCGCGGAGTTGGCCGAGAAGGGCGCTTTTGGGGCGCTCAAGGTCCCGACGTCAGCCTGA
- a CDS encoding NAD(P)-dependent oxidoreductase, whose amino-acid sequence MAGSSRANPQNAEKLGYIGLGLMGTPMTRRLLDAGYEVTVWNRSHGKLAPLIEAGARHAAAPRDVLANTDIVFMCVTDAAAVEQVIFGSEGLAAAPGAGKLVVDFSSIHPDAARDLASRLKAANGAGLIDAPVSGGTKGAEEGTLAIMAGGEAGDIERVRPYMLAMARRFTHMGPIGAGQTTKLCNQVIVGCAMAVLAEATRLAVNAGIDASRLPEALAGGFADSIPLQLFVPRMVQGIHSPPLGHIATMLKDLDTIADVAHATSTPVPMATLAGQLFRLARAARGAEADALEIYKLSAANR is encoded by the coding sequence ATGGCTGGATCGAGCAGAGCAAACCCGCAGAACGCCGAAAAGCTCGGCTATATCGGCCTTGGGCTGATGGGGACACCCATGACCCGGCGCCTGCTCGATGCCGGTTATGAGGTCACCGTCTGGAACCGCTCGCACGGCAAGCTCGCTCCGCTGATCGAGGCCGGTGCCAGGCACGCGGCAGCGCCCCGCGACGTCTTGGCTAACACGGACATCGTCTTCATGTGCGTGACCGATGCCGCCGCCGTAGAACAGGTCATCTTCGGTTCCGAGGGTCTTGCAGCGGCCCCCGGTGCAGGCAAGCTCGTGGTCGACTTCTCCTCGATCCATCCAGATGCCGCACGCGATCTGGCCAGCCGGCTAAAAGCTGCGAATGGCGCGGGCTTGATCGACGCGCCGGTATCGGGCGGCACCAAGGGCGCAGAGGAAGGAACGCTTGCGATCATGGCCGGCGGCGAGGCGGGAGATATCGAGAGGGTACGGCCCTATATGCTGGCGATGGCGCGCAGGTTCACCCACATGGGCCCGATTGGAGCGGGGCAGACCACAAAGCTCTGCAATCAGGTGATCGTCGGATGTGCGATGGCCGTTCTTGCCGAGGCGACACGTCTTGCCGTGAATGCCGGAATTGACGCCAGCCGGCTGCCCGAGGCGCTCGCCGGCGGCTTTGCGGATTCGATTCCACTTCAGTTGTTCGTGCCGCGGATGGTGCAGGGAATTCACTCGCCACCCCTCGGCCACATCGCGACGATGCTCAAGGACCTCGACACGATCGCCGACGTCGCGCACGCCACATCGACGCCGGTGCCGATGGCCACGCTCGCGGGGCAGCTTTTCAGGTTGGCCAGGGCCGCGCGAGGCGCGGAGGCGGACGCCCTCGAGATCTACAAGCTGTCCGCGGCAAATCGCTGA
- a CDS encoding acyl-CoA dehydrogenase family protein, giving the protein MAPGREPRTGQPGGPDTDERAYATMIASARVLLPQLRERAARTEELRHLPPETERGLHDAGLFRMLQPKRVGGAELDYVALIDCAELLGQADASVAWNLANLASHHWMLGMFEPEAQDVVWSKDPDTLIASSFIFPAGRATKVEGGYRLHGSWPFSSGVASCEWNMLASIVSSDDEADGIEYRIFLLPKSDYKILDTWNVAGLRGTGSCDVEVRDAFVPAYMTVAVGDLAGGPTPGSKVNANPLYTLPVFSLFPYVLSGVALGNAQACLHDYVEVVRHRISTYNRAKLSDFQSTQVKIAEASAKIDAARLIMRSACIDAMEDARHGRSPGMAVKTRYRRDGAFSVNLCTDAVSMLFAASGARGLFTTGVLQRQFRDAHAINSHLAFNFDAAGTNYGRVALGLPSENLTL; this is encoded by the coding sequence ATGGCGCCAGGTCGAGAGCCGCGCACGGGCCAGCCCGGGGGGCCGGACACCGATGAACGCGCCTATGCGACAATGATCGCAAGTGCTCGGGTGCTCCTGCCGCAATTGCGTGAGCGCGCGGCTCGGACGGAGGAGCTGCGGCACCTGCCGCCGGAGACCGAGCGGGGTCTGCACGACGCGGGCCTGTTTCGGATGCTCCAGCCCAAACGCGTTGGTGGCGCCGAGCTCGACTATGTTGCCCTGATCGACTGCGCCGAGCTGCTCGGCCAAGCGGATGCATCCGTTGCCTGGAATCTCGCCAATCTGGCAAGCCACCACTGGATGCTGGGCATGTTCGAGCCCGAGGCGCAGGATGTGGTCTGGAGTAAGGATCCCGATACGCTGATTGCGTCGTCGTTCATCTTTCCCGCTGGCCGCGCCACGAAAGTCGAAGGTGGATATCGGCTGCATGGGAGCTGGCCGTTCTCCTCGGGCGTCGCCTCCTGTGAATGGAACATGCTGGCCAGCATCGTGTCGTCCGATGATGAGGCAGATGGCATCGAATACCGAATCTTTCTGCTTCCCAAGAGCGACTACAAGATCCTCGATACCTGGAACGTCGCCGGGCTGCGCGGCACCGGTTCATGCGATGTAGAGGTTCGGGATGCCTTCGTTCCCGCCTACATGACGGTCGCCGTCGGTGACCTCGCCGGAGGCCCAACGCCGGGGAGCAAGGTCAATGCTAATCCACTCTACACATTGCCGGTGTTCTCGCTGTTTCCTTACGTCCTTTCCGGCGTCGCGCTCGGCAATGCGCAGGCGTGTCTCCACGACTATGTTGAGGTCGTTCGTCATCGCATTTCGACTTACAACCGCGCCAAGCTGAGCGACTTCCAAAGCACGCAAGTCAAGATCGCGGAAGCCTCCGCCAAGATCGACGCCGCGCGTTTGATTATGCGTTCGGCATGCATCGATGCCATGGAGGACGCGCGGCATGGCCGTAGTCCCGGCATGGCCGTCAAAACCAGGTATCGGCGTGACGGCGCCTTCTCAGTCAATCTGTGCACGGACGCAGTCTCGATGCTGTTCGCGGCGAGCGGAGCGCGTGGCTTGTTCACGACGGGCGTGCTGCAGCGACAGTTTCGCGATGCGCACGCGATCAACTCTCACCTCGCGTTCAATTTCGATGCGGCCGGAACCAATTACGGACGTGTGGCGCTCGGCCTGCCGTCCGAAAATCTCACGCTGTGA